The following proteins come from a genomic window of Diprion similis isolate iyDipSimi1 chromosome 8, iyDipSimi1.1, whole genome shotgun sequence:
- the LOC124408494 gene encoding alpha-soluble NSF attachment protein isoform X1 has protein sequence MGDNEQKAIQLMAEAEKKLTSSKGFFGSLFGGSSKVEEAVECYQRAANMFKMAKKWGAAGNAFCEAANLHGKAGSRHDAATNYVDAANCYKKSDPNEAVSCLLKAIEIYTDMGRFTMAAKHHQSIAEMYESESVDLDRAVNHYEQAADYFRGEESNSSANKCLLKVAQYAAQLENYDKAIQIYEQVASSSLESSLLKYSAKEYFFRAALCHLCVDVLNAQHAIERYQEQYPAFQDSREYKLIKTLIEHLEEQNLEGYTEAVKEYDSISRLDSWYTTILLRIKKQVNDNPDLR, from the exons ATGGGTGACAATGAGCAGAAAGCCATACAGCTCATGGCtgaggcagaaaaaaaattaacatcctCCAAAGGTTTCTTTGGATCTCTTTTTGG AGGATCATCGAAAGTAGAAGAAGCAGTAGAATGCTATCAGCGTGCAGCAAATATGttcaaaatggcaaaaaagtGGGGAGCTGCAGGGAATGCATTCTGCGAAGCAGCTAATCTTCATGGCAAAGCTGGTAGCAGACATGATGCTGCAACGAACTACGTAGATGCTGCCAACTGTTATAAAAAGTCGGATCCAAAtg AGGCGGTTAGCTGTCTTCTAAAAGCAATAGAGATATACACGGACATGGGACGGTTCACAATGGCTGCTAAGCACCATCAAAGTATAGCAGAGATGTATGAGAGCGAGTCTGTCGACCTTGATAGAGCAGTAAACCACTACGAACAGGCAGCCGACTATTTCCGGGGTGAAGAAAGTAACTCTTCTGCAAATAAGTGTTTGCTCAAGGTAGCACAATATGCCGCTCAACTTGAGAATTACGACAAAGCGATCCAGATCTATGAACAG GTCGCCTCTTCGTCCCTTGAAAGCTCGCTGTTGAAATATAGTGCAAAGGAGTACTTTTTTCGTGCTGCATTATGCCATCTCTGCGTCGATGTTTTGAATGCTCAACATGCAATCGAACGTTACCAAGAACAATACCCTGCCTTTCAGGATTCTAGAGAGTACAAACTTATCAAG ACGCTAATCGAACACCTAGAAGAACAAAATTTGGAAGGTTACACAGAAGCAGTTAAGGAGTATGATTCCATATCACGGTTGGATTCCTGGTACACAACGATCTTATTGCGTATTAAGAAACAGGTCAACGACAACCCAGACCTGCGCTGA
- the LOC124408494 gene encoding alpha-soluble NSF attachment protein isoform X2, with the protein MDEFIDTGSSKVEEAVECYQRAANMFKMAKKWGAAGNAFCEAANLHGKAGSRHDAATNYVDAANCYKKSDPNEAVSCLLKAIEIYTDMGRFTMAAKHHQSIAEMYESESVDLDRAVNHYEQAADYFRGEESNSSANKCLLKVAQYAAQLENYDKAIQIYEQVASSSLESSLLKYSAKEYFFRAALCHLCVDVLNAQHAIERYQEQYPAFQDSREYKLIKTLIEHLEEQNLEGYTEAVKEYDSISRLDSWYTTILLRIKKQVNDNPDLR; encoded by the exons ATGGACGAATTTATTGATAC AGGATCATCGAAAGTAGAAGAAGCAGTAGAATGCTATCAGCGTGCAGCAAATATGttcaaaatggcaaaaaagtGGGGAGCTGCAGGGAATGCATTCTGCGAAGCAGCTAATCTTCATGGCAAAGCTGGTAGCAGACATGATGCTGCAACGAACTACGTAGATGCTGCCAACTGTTATAAAAAGTCGGATCCAAAtg AGGCGGTTAGCTGTCTTCTAAAAGCAATAGAGATATACACGGACATGGGACGGTTCACAATGGCTGCTAAGCACCATCAAAGTATAGCAGAGATGTATGAGAGCGAGTCTGTCGACCTTGATAGAGCAGTAAACCACTACGAACAGGCAGCCGACTATTTCCGGGGTGAAGAAAGTAACTCTTCTGCAAATAAGTGTTTGCTCAAGGTAGCACAATATGCCGCTCAACTTGAGAATTACGACAAAGCGATCCAGATCTATGAACAG GTCGCCTCTTCGTCCCTTGAAAGCTCGCTGTTGAAATATAGTGCAAAGGAGTACTTTTTTCGTGCTGCATTATGCCATCTCTGCGTCGATGTTTTGAATGCTCAACATGCAATCGAACGTTACCAAGAACAATACCCTGCCTTTCAGGATTCTAGAGAGTACAAACTTATCAAG ACGCTAATCGAACACCTAGAAGAACAAAATTTGGAAGGTTACACAGAAGCAGTTAAGGAGTATGATTCCATATCACGGTTGGATTCCTGGTACACAACGATCTTATTGCGTATTAAGAAACAGGTCAACGACAACCCAGACCTGCGCTGA